A genome region from Thermomonospora amylolytica includes the following:
- a CDS encoding winged helix-turn-helix transcriptional regulator — protein sequence MPTSRSYRDSCGIARALDVVGERWALLVVRELLLAPQRFSELRHALPRVSSNLLADRLRELEHNGVIRRGPASGEGPRVYELTEWGRKLEPILLALGDWGVDAPQPPPPTALSATSVLLFLQRAARPDPAAPPTTCRLELDGRVWTVRLESGRVQVRPGEPATAAVSLRTEPKTLSALLGDPAELATACADGSVAVVGDLSVVDRLLHAVTDPWPSGDQTTASQEAPFRGDRSPHPVDLQSGDGA from the coding sequence ATGCCGACCAGCCGTAGCTATCGGGACTCATGTGGGATCGCCCGGGCCCTCGACGTCGTCGGGGAGCGATGGGCCCTGCTGGTCGTCCGCGAGCTGCTCCTGGCGCCTCAACGCTTCTCAGAGCTGCGGCATGCTCTTCCCCGCGTCAGCTCGAACCTGCTCGCGGACCGGCTCCGAGAACTCGAGCACAACGGGGTGATCCGCCGTGGACCGGCGTCGGGGGAAGGCCCGCGGGTCTACGAACTGACCGAATGGGGCCGGAAGCTGGAACCGATCCTGCTGGCTCTGGGCGACTGGGGCGTCGACGCCCCGCAACCCCCGCCGCCGACCGCGCTCAGCGCCACCTCCGTGCTGCTCTTTCTGCAACGCGCCGCTCGCCCCGACCCCGCGGCGCCGCCGACGACGTGCCGTCTCGAGCTCGACGGCCGGGTGTGGACGGTCCGCCTGGAGTCCGGACGGGTTCAGGTGCGGCCCGGTGAACCTGCGACGGCGGCCGTCTCGCTCCGTACGGAGCCCAAGACGCTCAGCGCCCTGCTGGGCGATCCGGCCGAACTCGCAACCGCATGCGCCGACGGCAGCGTGGCCGTCGTGGGAGATCTGTCGGTCGTCGATCGGCTGCTGCACGCGGTCACCGACCCGTGGCCCTCCGGCGATCAGACGACCGCCTCCCAGGAAGCGCCGTTCAGAGGTGACCGGTCCCCACACCCGGTGGATCTCCAGTCCGGTGACGGTGCGTAG
- a CDS encoding SDR family NAD(P)-dependent oxidoreductase: MSGLLLENRNAVIYGGGGALGGAIARVFAREGARVFIAGRTQAKLDAVARDIAAAGGTAETAQVDVLDQQAVEKHADAIAATAGGIDIALNAVSVMHDQGTLLADLSLEEFMRPIDGFLRALFITSKAVARHMGRERPGVILTLSEPGAKLAVGGILGHGVSSAGKEAFSRLLAAELAPGNIRVVGIRPHAVIDAPAAGSYTKDLFEQSAAAAGQSVQEFLEAGGMVQGTLLKRLPTLSEIAETAAFLASDRAGAMTGTVVNLSGGALVD; encoded by the coding sequence ATGAGCGGCTTGCTGCTTGAGAACAGGAACGCTGTGATCTATGGGGGCGGGGGTGCCCTCGGCGGAGCCATCGCACGGGTGTTCGCCCGGGAAGGCGCGAGGGTCTTCATCGCCGGGCGGACGCAGGCGAAGCTCGACGCCGTGGCGCGCGACATCGCCGCCGCGGGCGGAACGGCCGAGACCGCGCAGGTCGACGTTCTCGATCAACAGGCGGTCGAAAAGCACGCCGATGCGATCGCGGCGACGGCCGGCGGCATCGACATCGCCCTCAACGCCGTGAGCGTCATGCACGACCAGGGGACTTTGCTGGCGGACCTCTCGCTGGAGGAGTTCATGCGGCCGATCGACGGTTTTCTGCGGGCGCTGTTCATCACGAGCAAGGCCGTGGCGCGGCACATGGGCCGCGAGCGTCCCGGCGTCATCCTGACGCTGTCCGAGCCGGGCGCCAAACTGGCCGTGGGCGGCATCTTGGGGCACGGCGTGAGCTCGGCCGGCAAGGAGGCGTTCTCGCGCCTTCTGGCCGCGGAGCTGGCACCCGGCAACATCCGGGTCGTCGGCATCCGTCCACACGCCGTCATCGATGCGCCGGCGGCCGGCTCCTACACCAAGGACCTCTTCGAACAGTCCGCGGCAGCAGCCGGGCAGTCGGTCCAGGAATTCCTCGAGGCCGGGGGAATGGTGCAGGGGACGCTTCTGAAAAGGCTGCCCACGCTCTCCGAGATAGCGGAGACGGCCGCGTTCCTGGCCTCGGATCGCGCCGGAGCCATGACCGGAACAGTTGTCAACCTGTCCGGCGGCGCGCTTGTGGACTGA
- a CDS encoding alkaline phosphatase PhoX gives MERRTFLRASIAGAGAVAFSGSLWQGAALAAPAQNAPSPYGPLQPADANGIQLPAGFTSQVVARSGQVVPGTSYTWHSAPDGGACFADGTGWIYVSNSEMGSGAGGASAIRFNSSGAVTSAYRILGGTNRNCAGGATPWNTWLSCEEVNDGRVWETYPFGGTAVVRPAMGRFNHEAAAADPVRRVIYMTEDVSDGCFYRFVPTTWGDLSSGTLQVLRAGTGTSGSFTWATVPDPDGSPTATRNQVSGAKRFNGGEGCYYANDTVWFTTKGDNRVWQVNLASGTYELAYDDSLVSPGTPPLTGVDNVTGSRSGDLYVAEDGGNMEICMITPDDRISVFLRINGQSGSEICGPAFNPAGNRLYFSSQRGTTGSSSGGITYCVTGPFRT, from the coding sequence ATGGAACGCCGTACCTTCCTGCGCGCCTCGATCGCCGGGGCCGGAGCCGTCGCCTTCTCCGGAAGCCTGTGGCAGGGCGCCGCGCTCGCCGCCCCCGCCCAGAACGCCCCCAGCCCCTACGGCCCCCTGCAGCCCGCGGACGCCAACGGGATCCAGTTGCCGGCCGGGTTCACCAGCCAGGTCGTGGCACGGTCCGGGCAGGTCGTCCCCGGAACGTCGTACACCTGGCACAGCGCCCCTGACGGCGGGGCCTGCTTCGCCGACGGCACCGGCTGGATCTACGTGTCCAACTCGGAGATGGGCAGCGGGGCCGGGGGCGCGTCGGCCATCCGGTTCAACTCCAGCGGCGCCGTCACCTCGGCGTACCGGATCCTGGGCGGCACCAACCGCAACTGCGCCGGCGGCGCCACCCCGTGGAACACCTGGCTGTCGTGCGAGGAGGTCAACGACGGGCGGGTGTGGGAGACCTATCCGTTCGGCGGGACGGCGGTGGTCCGCCCGGCGATGGGGCGGTTCAACCACGAGGCGGCGGCCGCGGACCCGGTGCGGCGCGTCATCTACATGACCGAGGACGTCAGCGACGGCTGCTTCTACCGGTTCGTGCCCACCACCTGGGGCGACCTGTCCTCGGGGACCCTGCAGGTGCTGCGCGCCGGAACGGGGACCTCGGGGTCGTTCACCTGGGCGACGGTGCCGGACCCGGACGGGTCGCCGACCGCCACGCGCAACCAGGTGTCGGGGGCCAAGCGGTTCAACGGGGGCGAGGGCTGCTACTACGCCAACGACACGGTGTGGTTCACCACCAAGGGCGACAACCGGGTCTGGCAGGTGAACCTCGCCTCCGGCACCTACGAGCTGGCCTACGACGACAGCCTGGTCAGCCCGGGGACGCCGCCGCTGACCGGGGTGGACAACGTGACCGGCTCCCGCTCCGGGGACCTGTACGTGGCCGAGGACGGCGGGAACATGGAGATCTGCATGATCACCCCGGACGACAGGATCTCGGTGTTCCTGCGGATCAACGGGCAGAGCGGGTCGGAGATCTGCGGCCCGGCGTTCAACCCCGCGGGCAACCGGCTGTACTTCTCCTCCCAGCGCGGCACCACGGGCTCCTCGTCCGGGGGCATCACCTACTGCGTCACCGGGCCGTTCCGTACCTGA
- a CDS encoding NUDIX domain-containing protein: protein MDSVGRVRGSLGRALTEVAAECAAQDETRGVQDLPDGTGDAWRRQAETARRDRAAAASEGGPTWRHVLLEAVFAALAERDPQRLRAELVQVAAVAAQWMQALERRGGTVPGSRSRHGGPMEKLVRDRIPEIIESAGGRPDVRVAADGEYRAFLRAKLLEETGEYAAADDPEELADVLEVVYALAAAHGVPAGELDRMRRAKAAERGGFDRRLVLRRPRPRDEEPVHPQRHAVRALILDENDDLVLFRRTKPGREPYFSTPGGKVEPEDSDPEAALRRELDEELGATAGPLRQVFSYFEQGLGLHYLSTFYVCRLISLDLSRRHGPEFDDPAKGAYDVVRVPCTPEALAAIDLFPAPLAAYLQAHAQDLPSLLPR from the coding sequence ATGGACAGTGTCGGCAGGGTGCGCGGGTCGCTGGGCCGGGCGCTGACGGAGGTCGCCGCCGAATGCGCCGCGCAGGACGAGACCCGGGGCGTGCAGGACCTCCCGGACGGCACCGGGGACGCCTGGCGGCGGCAGGCCGAAACGGCCCGGCGGGACCGTGCGGCCGCGGCCTCCGAGGGCGGGCCGACCTGGCGGCACGTCCTGCTCGAGGCGGTCTTCGCGGCGCTCGCCGAGCGGGACCCGCAGCGGCTGCGGGCCGAGCTGGTCCAGGTCGCCGCGGTCGCCGCGCAGTGGATGCAGGCGCTGGAACGGCGCGGCGGGACGGTGCCCGGGTCCCGGTCACGGCACGGCGGGCCGATGGAGAAGCTGGTCCGGGACCGGATCCCGGAGATCATCGAGTCCGCCGGGGGCCGCCCGGACGTACGGGTCGCCGCGGACGGCGAGTACCGGGCGTTCCTGCGGGCCAAGCTGCTGGAGGAGACAGGCGAGTACGCGGCGGCCGACGACCCGGAGGAGCTCGCCGACGTCCTGGAGGTCGTGTACGCGCTGGCCGCCGCGCACGGCGTGCCGGCCGGCGAGCTGGACCGGATGCGCCGGGCCAAGGCCGCCGAACGGGGCGGGTTCGACCGCCGGCTGGTGCTGCGCCGGCCGCGGCCGCGGGACGAGGAGCCCGTGCACCCGCAGCGGCACGCGGTACGCGCGCTGATCCTCGACGAGAACGACGACCTGGTGCTGTTCCGCCGGACCAAGCCGGGCCGGGAGCCCTACTTCTCGACGCCGGGCGGCAAGGTCGAGCCGGAGGACTCCGATCCCGAGGCGGCCCTGCGCCGTGAGCTGGACGAGGAGCTCGGGGCCACGGCGGGCCCGCTCCGCCAGGTCTTCTCCTACTTCGAGCAGGGCTTGGGCCTGCACTACCTGAGCACGTTCTACGTCTGCCGCCTGATCTCGCTGGACCTGTCGCGACGCCACGGCCCCGAGTTCGACGACCCCGCCAAGGGCGCCTACGACGTCGTCCGCGTCCCCTGCACTCCCGAGGCGCTGGCGGCCATCGACCTCTTCCCCGCCCCACTGGCCGCCTACCTGCAGGCCCACGCCCAGGACCTGCCCTCCCTCCTCCCGCGCTGA
- a CDS encoding PIG-L family deacetylase, with protein sequence MERELTLMAVHAHPDDEVLGTGGVLARHAEEGIRTVLVTCTNGEQGDGPGGVKPGEPGHDEEAVRRRRLAELRDSAAHLDIGHVELLGYRDSGMEGWEANHAPDAFANVPVDEAARRLAGLMERYRPQVVVTYDERGGYGHPDHIQAHRITMAAAELTGIPDKLYYTAVPREGVREMFAQARELGIDLGGDEELPDDFGVPADQITTTVDVGAYADRKRKALQAHASQGDSIFLLRLPEEVQLLVFGTEHFIRHPTSRVQPPTPETDLFAGLR encoded by the coding sequence ATGGAACGCGAGCTGACCTTGATGGCGGTGCACGCCCATCCGGACGACGAGGTGCTCGGCACCGGCGGCGTGCTGGCCCGCCACGCCGAGGAGGGGATCCGCACCGTCCTGGTGACCTGCACCAACGGCGAGCAGGGGGACGGGCCGGGCGGGGTCAAGCCCGGCGAGCCCGGCCACGACGAGGAGGCGGTGCGCCGCCGCCGGCTCGCCGAGCTGCGCGACTCGGCCGCCCACCTGGACATCGGGCACGTCGAGCTGCTCGGCTACCGCGACTCGGGGATGGAGGGCTGGGAGGCCAACCACGCCCCCGACGCGTTCGCCAACGTCCCGGTCGACGAGGCCGCCCGCCGCCTGGCCGGGCTCATGGAGCGGTACCGCCCGCAGGTCGTCGTCACCTACGACGAGCGCGGCGGCTACGGCCACCCCGACCACATTCAGGCCCACCGCATCACGATGGCGGCGGCCGAGCTGACCGGCATCCCCGACAAGCTGTACTACACCGCCGTCCCCCGCGAGGGCGTCCGGGAGATGTTCGCCCAGGCCCGCGAGCTGGGCATCGACCTCGGCGGCGACGAGGAGCTCCCCGACGACTTCGGCGTCCCCGCCGACCAGATCACCACCACCGTCGACGTCGGCGCCTACGCCGACCGCAAGCGCAAGGCCCTGCAGGCCCACGCCAGCCAGGGCGACAGCATCTTCCTCCTGCGCCTGCCCGAGGAGGTGCAGCTGCTGGTCTTCGGCACCGAGCACTTCATCCGCCACCCCACCTCCCGCGTCCAGCCGCCCACCCCCGAGACCGACCTCTTCGCCGGCCTCCGCTGA
- a CDS encoding class II glutamine amidotransferase: MCRLFGMTTGGPRVEAAFWLLDAPQSLAEQSRRMPHGVGLGWFSLGDEPVRDRAPLPAYENTDFARAARHIVSHTFVSHIRYASTGAVNVHNCHPFDMYDRLFAHNGVVKGLDVLDTWLTDVDRALIEGQTDSERVFAYITAEIRRHGDTTTGLIEAIRRIADSLPLYSVNLLLAEANKIWALRYPESNELWALPPKGADVGGSHGAVRHLASPHEPGSVDLSTVGGPSVPAYVVASEPMDDDPGWRLLEPGELLVIDGLKEESLFPFDRPRHQLTEADLTAAEAASQEHAV; the protein is encoded by the coding sequence ATGTGCCGACTGTTCGGGATGACCACCGGAGGACCGCGGGTCGAGGCGGCGTTCTGGCTGCTGGACGCGCCGCAGAGCCTGGCCGAGCAGAGCCGCCGGATGCCGCACGGCGTCGGGCTGGGCTGGTTCTCGCTGGGCGACGAGCCGGTGCGCGACCGGGCGCCGCTGCCCGCCTACGAGAACACCGACTTCGCCCGCGCCGCCCGGCACATCGTGTCGCACACGTTCGTGTCGCACATCCGGTACGCCTCCACCGGCGCGGTCAACGTGCACAACTGCCACCCGTTCGACATGTACGACCGGCTGTTCGCGCACAACGGCGTGGTCAAGGGCCTGGACGTGCTGGACACCTGGCTGACCGACGTGGACCGGGCGCTGATCGAGGGGCAGACCGACTCCGAACGGGTCTTCGCCTACATCACCGCCGAGATCCGCCGGCACGGCGACACCACCACCGGGCTGATCGAGGCGATCCGCCGCATCGCCGACTCGCTGCCCCTGTACTCGGTCAACCTCCTGCTGGCCGAGGCCAACAAGATCTGGGCGCTGCGCTACCCGGAGTCCAACGAGCTGTGGGCGCTGCCGCCCAAGGGCGCGGACGTGGGCGGATCGCACGGCGCCGTACGCCACCTGGCCTCGCCGCACGAGCCCGGGTCGGTCGACCTGAGCACGGTGGGCGGCCCGTCGGTGCCGGCGTACGTCGTCGCCAGCGAGCCGATGGACGACGACCCGGGCTGGCGGCTGCTGGAGCCGGGGGAGCTGCTGGTCATCGACGGGCTCAAGGAGGAGTCGCTGTTCCCGTTCGACCGGCCGCGCCACCAGCTCACCGAGGCCGACCTGACCGCCGCCGAGGCCGCCTCCCAGGAGCACGCGGTCTGA
- a CDS encoding SPFH domain-containing protein translates to MTVTDTPIPAPTITERPAPDRDGWTMLAISLLLIVGGGAVAAAALPLLGTAGVPLLVAACLVVLAGLFLGAGLTFVAPNEARVLQLLGASYSGTVRNDGLRWVNPLTERRRISTRIRNHETGLAKVNDLDGNPIEISAVVVWQVEDTARACFAVDDYVEFVAFQAEAAVRHIAGSFPYDSAETLSLRENADEITAKLSEEIEARVASAGVRIIESRINRLAYAPEIAQAMLRRQQAGAVVAARQRIVEGAVGMVELALARLEEDDVVDLDEERKAAMVSNLLVVLCADRDAQPVVNTGTLYQ, encoded by the coding sequence ATGACGGTGACCGACACCCCCATCCCCGCTCCGACGATCACCGAGCGCCCCGCCCCGGACCGCGACGGCTGGACCATGCTGGCGATCTCGCTGCTGCTGATCGTCGGCGGCGGCGCGGTGGCCGCCGCCGCGCTCCCCCTGCTCGGCACGGCGGGCGTCCCGCTGCTGGTGGCCGCCTGCCTGGTGGTCCTCGCCGGGCTGTTCCTGGGCGCCGGGCTGACGTTCGTGGCCCCGAACGAGGCCCGGGTGCTGCAGCTGCTCGGCGCCTCCTACAGCGGCACGGTCCGCAACGACGGGCTGCGCTGGGTCAACCCGCTGACCGAGCGGCGCCGCATCTCCACCCGGATCCGCAACCACGAGACCGGCCTGGCCAAGGTCAACGACCTGGACGGCAACCCGATCGAGATCTCCGCGGTGGTGGTCTGGCAGGTCGAGGACACCGCCCGGGCCTGCTTCGCGGTGGACGACTACGTGGAGTTCGTGGCCTTCCAGGCCGAGGCCGCGGTCCGGCACATCGCCGGCAGCTTCCCCTACGACTCGGCCGAGACGCTGTCGCTGCGGGAGAACGCCGACGAGATCACCGCCAAGCTGTCGGAGGAGATCGAGGCCCGGGTCGCCTCCGCCGGGGTGCGGATCATCGAGTCGCGGATCAACCGGCTGGCCTACGCTCCGGAGATCGCCCAGGCGATGCTGCGCCGTCAGCAGGCCGGCGCGGTGGTGGCCGCCCGCCAGCGCATCGTGGAGGGGGCGGTCGGCATGGTGGAGCTGGCGCTCGCCAGACTGGAGGAGGACGACGTCGTGGACCTCGACGAGGAGCGCAAGGCGGCGATGGTGAGCAACCTGCTGGTCGTGCTGTGCGCCGACCGCGACGCCCAGCCGGTGGTCAACACCGGAACCCTCTACCAGTGA
- a CDS encoding GOLPH3/VPS74 family protein, producing the protein MVKVPDSLPCRVYLLAYDIKRGRLTARGRLGPLLRAAALTELYLDGRLVGERRPQLGTPGDDPYGLLAQIGASRPRRWQYWVGKDKRAMVRAVQAELEAEGYIRVRSRRLLGLIPVQQVEIRDPRVVKDLWGRASSALRGRPVAHVNSYDAATLALAAAGGLHTVITRGERRRHRKRIAALTARSGPAVPALRKALDAEAAAAAG; encoded by the coding sequence ATGGTCAAGGTGCCCGACTCGCTGCCGTGCAGGGTCTACCTGCTGGCCTACGACATCAAGCGCGGCCGGCTGACGGCCCGCGGCCGGCTGGGCCCGCTGCTGCGCGCCGCCGCGCTGACCGAGCTCTACCTGGACGGCAGGCTGGTCGGCGAGCGGCGGCCGCAGCTCGGCACCCCCGGTGACGACCCGTACGGGCTGCTGGCGCAGATCGGCGCCTCCCGTCCCCGCCGCTGGCAGTACTGGGTGGGCAAGGACAAGCGGGCGATGGTCCGCGCGGTGCAGGCCGAGCTGGAGGCCGAGGGCTACATCCGGGTGCGCTCCCGCCGCCTGCTGGGGCTGATCCCCGTCCAGCAGGTGGAGATCCGCGACCCGCGGGTGGTCAAGGACCTGTGGGGGCGCGCGTCGTCGGCGCTGCGGGGCAGGCCGGTGGCGCACGTCAACAGCTACGACGCGGCGACGCTGGCGCTGGCGGCGGCCGGCGGGCTGCACACCGTGATCACCCGCGGCGAGCGGCGCCGCCACCGCAAGCGCATCGCCGCCCTCACCGCCCGTTCCGGCCCGGCCGTGCCCGCGCTGCGCAAGGCCCTGGACGCCGAGGCGGCGGCCGCCGCGGGGTGA
- a CDS encoding AurF N-oxygenase family protein, giving the protein MSIQAAPGTGRAHRTAVVRCRDGDHTIALTEREPVAERLIEISRRHSFDPDVDVDWDAPQDPDVFYMPPPLVSLYETPLWDRMTHRQRVELSKREVAEIASFGVWSELLLMNILLKTAYRFPYDSRHTAYALTELADECRHSVMFGRMVRTFGLRTHRPVPVAYHLGKIASGAPYLPVQMFAGTLVVEEFTDSLQRVSMADEEIQPLVRQVSRIHVIEEARHIRYAREELKRAVAASSATRRRLAAAGVARFTSWIPRMVVHPSAYTAVGLDPGQARRAAAASPHRRAVWAWSMRRCARFFDEVGLLDGPARRIWRRAGLLPDEPPRIF; this is encoded by the coding sequence ATGAGCATCCAGGCGGCCCCCGGAACCGGCCGCGCGCACCGGACCGCGGTGGTCCGCTGCCGGGACGGCGACCACACCATCGCGCTCACCGAACGGGAACCGGTCGCCGAACGGCTGATCGAGATCTCCCGCAGGCACTCGTTCGACCCGGACGTGGACGTGGACTGGGACGCCCCCCAGGACCCGGACGTGTTCTACATGCCGCCGCCGCTGGTGTCGCTGTACGAGACGCCGCTGTGGGACCGGATGACCCACCGGCAGCGGGTCGAGCTGTCCAAGCGGGAGGTCGCCGAGATCGCCTCGTTCGGCGTCTGGTCCGAGCTGCTGCTGATGAACATCCTGCTCAAGACCGCCTACCGGTTCCCCTACGACAGCCGGCACACCGCCTACGCGCTCACCGAACTGGCCGACGAGTGCCGGCACTCGGTGATGTTCGGCCGGATGGTCCGCACCTTCGGGCTGCGCACCCACCGCCCGGTCCCGGTCGCCTACCACCTCGGCAAGATCGCCTCCGGGGCGCCGTACCTGCCGGTGCAGATGTTCGCCGGAACGCTGGTGGTGGAGGAGTTCACCGACTCGCTGCAACGGGTCAGCATGGCCGACGAGGAGATCCAGCCGCTGGTCCGGCAGGTCTCCCGGATCCACGTGATCGAGGAGGCCCGGCACATCAGGTACGCCCGCGAGGAGCTCAAGCGCGCCGTCGCCGCCTCCTCGGCGACCCGGCGCAGGCTCGCCGCGGCGGGCGTCGCCCGGTTCACCTCGTGGATCCCCCGCATGGTCGTCCACCCGTCGGCGTACACGGCGGTCGGGCTGGATCCCGGACAGGCCCGCCGGGCCGCCGCCGCCAGTCCGCACCGCCGCGCCGTCTGGGCCTGGTCGATGCGCCGCTGCGCCCGCTTCTTCGACGAGGTGGGGCTGCTGGACGGCCCGGCCCGGCGGATCTGGCGGCGCGCCGGGCTGCTGCCCGACGAGCCGCCGCGGATCTTCTGA
- a CDS encoding TetR/AcrR family transcriptional regulator — MAKQTRGDTLPTEAPGAPARAPLTHDRIIATAIELIEREGAQALSMRRIGAELGVAAMSLYNHVPGKEAVLDGVADRILGELELDPVPQADWRDRARRLAHAFRAAAHRYPRSMSVVLSRSMIWTRRLPVMEQMLTIAEQGGFEGRTAVQVVRTFMAYVIGTLMSEANTAATLRQIAEDRERAAEVVDPGSFPHVVEAARELLHPDFDADFDFGLDLLITAIEGLPRTAG, encoded by the coding sequence GTGGCGAAGCAGACCCGTGGTGACACGCTCCCGACCGAGGCTCCCGGCGCCCCGGCCCGGGCGCCGCTGACCCACGACCGGATCATCGCGACGGCCATCGAGCTGATCGAACGGGAGGGCGCGCAGGCACTGTCGATGCGCCGGATCGGCGCCGAGCTGGGCGTCGCGGCGATGTCGCTCTACAACCACGTGCCCGGCAAGGAGGCCGTGCTCGACGGGGTGGCCGACCGGATCCTGGGCGAGCTGGAGCTGGACCCCGTCCCGCAGGCCGACTGGCGGGACCGGGCGCGGCGGCTGGCGCACGCGTTCCGCGCCGCGGCGCACCGCTACCCCCGGTCGATGTCGGTGGTGCTGTCGCGGTCGATGATCTGGACCCGGCGGCTGCCGGTGATGGAGCAGATGCTGACCATCGCCGAGCAGGGCGGCTTCGAGGGCCGCACCGCCGTGCAGGTGGTGCGGACGTTCATGGCGTACGTGATCGGCACGCTGATGAGCGAGGCGAACACCGCCGCCACGCTGCGGCAGATCGCCGAGGACCGGGAGCGGGCCGCCGAGGTGGTCGACCCGGGCTCGTTCCCCCACGTGGTGGAGGCGGCCCGGGAGCTGCTGCACCCCGACTTCGACGCCGACTTCGACTTCGGCCTGGACCTGCTGATCACCGCCATCGAGGGCCTGCCCCGCACCGCGGGCTAG
- a CDS encoding 3'-5' exonuclease: MEPYGRYLNVVDVEATCWAGEAPAGQVSEIIEIGLCVVDLVARERVERRRIMVRPARSAVSEFCTELTGITRQEADGGVSFAEACRTLEREHLASYRAWASWGDYDRRQFERQCAATGVRYPFGRRHTNAKAVFAEAHGLRRRPGMAQALEHAGLPLEGRHHRGVDDAWNIAALILGLAGRGEWPDAPGAP, encoded by the coding sequence ATGGAACCGTACGGGCGTTATCTCAACGTCGTCGACGTCGAGGCCACCTGCTGGGCGGGCGAGGCCCCGGCCGGGCAGGTCAGCGAGATCATCGAGATCGGGCTGTGCGTGGTCGACCTGGTGGCGCGCGAGCGGGTGGAACGGCGCCGGATCATGGTGCGGCCCGCGCGGTCGGCGGTGAGCGAGTTCTGCACCGAGCTGACCGGGATCACCCGGCAGGAGGCGGACGGCGGGGTCTCCTTCGCGGAGGCGTGCCGGACGCTGGAGCGCGAGCACCTGGCGTCCTACCGGGCGTGGGCGAGCTGGGGCGACTACGACCGCAGGCAGTTCGAGCGGCAGTGCGCGGCGACCGGGGTGCGGTATCCGTTCGGGCGGCGGCACACCAACGCCAAGGCGGTGTTCGCCGAGGCGCACGGGCTGCGGCGCAGGCCCGGCATGGCGCAGGCGCTCGAGCACGCCGGGCTGCCGCTGGAGGGCCGCCACCACCGCGGCGTGGACGACGCCTGGAACATCGCCGCGCTGATCCTGGGCCTGGCCGGGCGCGGGGAGTGGCCGGACGCCCCGGGGGCACCGTGA
- a CDS encoding ankyrin repeat domain-containing protein, which translates to MSEPDPELEEFATRIFGMARTGATEEPAAYVDAGLPVNLANQNGDTLLMPAAYHGHAGTVRALLERGADPDRPNDRGQPPLAGAVFKKEPEVVRALLDGGADPYAGRPSAVETARMFQMTEFLSWFEEPRPPR; encoded by the coding sequence ATGAGCGAACCGGATCCGGAGCTCGAGGAGTTCGCCACCAGGATCTTCGGCATGGCCAGGACGGGCGCCACCGAGGAGCCGGCCGCCTACGTCGACGCGGGCCTGCCGGTGAACCTGGCCAACCAGAACGGCGACACGCTGCTGATGCCGGCGGCCTACCACGGCCACGCCGGCACCGTGCGGGCGCTGCTGGAACGCGGCGCCGACCCGGACCGGCCCAACGACCGGGGGCAGCCCCCGCTGGCCGGCGCGGTGTTCAAGAAGGAGCCCGAGGTGGTGCGGGCACTGCTGGACGGCGGCGCGGACCCGTACGCCGGGCGCCCGTCGGCCGTGGAGACCGCCCGGATGTTCCAGATGACCGAGTTCCTGAGCTGGTTCGAGGAGCCCCGGCCGCCCCGATGA